The following are from one region of the Phycisphaeraceae bacterium genome:
- a CDS encoding tetratricopeptide repeat protein: protein MFGRKKSDEGQGNGATASSADAFTSDPVKAKKFFDHAQAVYDTTNYAYSTVLWLQGLRQDPTSMYGLEKFFESAQAFARGENRDKPTKEQLSNFGGKGPVESYLGDLLNWGTRPDDAPRVLRVLESASKLDLSEHGYWIAERSLPSLLTTRSKKDILVKMKDALVKIGAFDLAVKAGEAAMMVDPTDSALEAEIRNLAAQATMTSGGYEQTGQAGGFRANIRGAEQQRKLEEQTRIVKTEDTVDRLIEDAKADYERRPDDRNTIGKYARILQERGRPEDVKVAYEVLMAAYKQFDEFRFRQQAGDLRLRHARRQLVKLREVAKADPSGDAAKKLPEAERKFVEMELEEFKLRAANNPTDLGFKYELGVRHFQLGNDEEAIALFQEAQHDPKHRSRVLSYLGQSFQRMGWHSEAADTYRRALEGIEIDTDELGYQLRYGLMESLATMAEEQRDLAAAEEAYKIGSGIAMQQISYRDIRERRDALQKLIRELKGV, encoded by the coding sequence TTGTTCGGACGGAAAAAATCAGACGAGGGTCAGGGCAACGGCGCGACGGCGTCGAGCGCCGACGCGTTCACCTCCGACCCCGTGAAGGCCAAGAAGTTCTTCGACCACGCGCAGGCGGTCTACGACACGACCAACTACGCCTACTCGACCGTGCTCTGGCTCCAGGGGCTCCGGCAGGACCCCACGAGCATGTACGGGCTCGAGAAGTTCTTCGAGTCGGCCCAGGCCTTCGCGCGAGGCGAGAACCGCGACAAGCCCACCAAAGAGCAGCTGAGCAACTTCGGGGGCAAGGGGCCCGTTGAGTCGTACCTCGGCGACCTGCTGAACTGGGGCACGAGGCCCGACGACGCCCCTCGCGTGCTGCGCGTCCTCGAGAGCGCGAGCAAGCTCGACCTCTCGGAGCACGGCTATTGGATCGCCGAGCGCAGTCTCCCCTCGCTGCTGACCACGCGGTCCAAGAAGGACATCCTCGTCAAGATGAAGGACGCGCTGGTGAAGATCGGCGCGTTCGACCTCGCGGTCAAGGCCGGCGAGGCGGCCATGATGGTCGACCCGACCGACAGCGCCCTCGAGGCGGAGATACGCAACCTCGCGGCCCAGGCGACGATGACCAGCGGCGGGTACGAGCAGACCGGGCAGGCCGGCGGGTTCCGCGCGAACATCCGCGGCGCCGAGCAGCAGCGCAAGCTCGAAGAGCAGACGCGCATCGTCAAGACCGAGGACACGGTCGACCGGCTCATCGAAGACGCCAAGGCCGACTACGAACGCCGCCCCGACGATCGCAACACCATCGGCAAGTACGCGCGCATCCTGCAGGAGCGAGGGCGCCCAGAGGACGTCAAGGTCGCGTACGAAGTGCTCATGGCGGCGTACAAGCAGTTCGACGAGTTCCGCTTCCGCCAGCAGGCCGGCGACCTCCGCCTGCGCCACGCGCGCCGCCAGCTCGTGAAACTCCGCGAGGTCGCCAAGGCCGACCCGTCGGGAGACGCCGCGAAGAAACTGCCCGAAGCCGAGCGGAAGTTCGTCGAGATGGAGCTGGAGGAGTTCAAGCTCCGCGCCGCGAACAACCCGACGGACCTGGGCTTCAAGTACGAGCTGGGCGTTCGCCACTTCCAGCTTGGCAACGACGAAGAGGCCATCGCGCTCTTTCAGGAGGCGCAGCACGACCCCAAGCACCGTTCGCGCGTGCTCAGCTATCTCGGCCAGTCGTTCCAGCGCATGGGGTGGCACTCCGAGGCCGCCGACACCTACCGGCGCGCGCTCGAGGGCATCGAGATCGACACCGACGAGCTGGGGTACCAGCTGCGCTACGGGCTGATGGAGTCCCTCGCGACGATGGCGGAAGAGCAGCGAGACCTCGCGGCGGCGGAAGAGGCGTACAAGATCGGCTCGGGCATCGCGATGCAGCAGATCAGCTACCGCGACATCCGCGAGCGCCGCGACGCGCTCCAGAAGCTGATCCGCGAGCTGAAGGGCGTCTGA
- the kdsB gene encoding 3-deoxy-manno-octulosonate cytidylyltransferase gives MKPQIIVVIPARLGSTRLPRKVLLAETGRTLVQHVYDNAAGAKSATRVVVATDSAEVADACASFGAEAVMTSPDHVNGTSRIAEAADTLGVRDTDIVVNVQGDEPELEPRVLDAAVEAMLRDDRCVMSTPCAPFGADERIDDPAAVKVVFTRDGAALYFSRSVIPHDRDGDAPPEARPLRHIGLYCYRRPFLREYLRLTPTPLEQAEKLEQLRVLEHGHRIAMATCHTDSRGGIDTREQYDAFVARWKSRR, from the coding sequence ATGAAACCACAGATCATCGTCGTCATCCCCGCGCGCCTCGGGAGCACCCGCCTGCCGCGAAAGGTGCTGCTCGCCGAGACCGGGCGCACGCTCGTCCAGCACGTGTACGACAACGCCGCGGGCGCGAAGAGCGCGACGCGCGTCGTCGTCGCGACCGACAGCGCCGAGGTCGCCGACGCCTGCGCCTCGTTCGGGGCCGAGGCGGTGATGACCTCGCCCGACCACGTCAACGGCACATCGCGCATCGCCGAGGCAGCGGACACGCTCGGCGTGCGCGACACCGACATCGTCGTGAATGTTCAGGGCGACGAGCCGGAGCTCGAGCCGCGCGTCCTCGACGCGGCGGTCGAGGCGATGCTCCGAGACGACCGCTGCGTCATGAGCACGCCTTGCGCGCCCTTCGGCGCCGACGAGCGCATCGACGACCCGGCGGCTGTCAAGGTCGTCTTCACGCGCGACGGGGCGGCACTCTACTTCTCCCGCTCGGTCATCCCCCACGATCGCGACGGCGACGCGCCGCCCGAGGCCCGGCCCCTCCGCCACATCGGGCTGTATTGCTACCGGCGCCCGTTCCTGCGCGAGTACCTCCGGCTCACGCCGACCCCGCTCGAGCAGGCCGAGAAACTCGAGCAGCTCCGCGTGCTCGAGCACGGGCACCGCATCGCGATGGCGACATGCCACACCGACAGTCGCGGCGGGATCGACACGCGCGAGCAATACGACGCCTTCGTGGCGCGATGGAAGTCGCGGCGCTGA
- a CDS encoding LOG family protein has product MADHGKATGPEPVAEPTPAPLRGDFPTPPMLEGIDALIRDSGMDPGSFDGRLMRDLIGTSLKLIRDDRQTGELKLITAAVKEIRHAYRVFAKYQDRLKISIFGSARTPPAHPDYLAAVEFSKMMAAKDWLCITGAGDGIMKAGHEGPGREASFGLSIRLPFETTANTIIAGDDKLINFRYFFTRKLMFVSQADAVACFPGGFGTQDEAFEILTLIQTGKSEMKPIVMVEGEHGDYWRHWENYIRRSLLEKGFISPEDRDLYYIAEDPADAVQYVCRFYRNYHSSRYVRDDYIIRLRAPLREEDIEVLNAEFGMLVREGRITQRGPYAEEGDELPHLPRLAFTHTRRQFGLVRTLIDRINSFEPARGAQTTP; this is encoded by the coding sequence ATGGCTGATCACGGCAAGGCCACCGGCCCAGAACCCGTCGCAGAACCAACCCCGGCGCCGCTCCGAGGCGACTTCCCCACGCCGCCGATGCTCGAGGGCATCGACGCGCTCATCCGCGACTCGGGCATGGACCCCGGGAGCTTCGACGGTCGCCTGATGCGCGACCTGATCGGCACATCGCTCAAACTCATCCGCGACGATCGCCAGACCGGCGAGCTGAAACTGATCACCGCCGCCGTCAAGGAGATCCGGCACGCGTACCGCGTGTTCGCGAAGTACCAGGACCGGCTGAAGATCAGCATCTTCGGCTCGGCGCGCACGCCCCCGGCGCACCCCGACTATCTCGCCGCCGTTGAGTTCTCCAAGATGATGGCCGCCAAGGACTGGTTGTGCATCACCGGCGCCGGCGACGGCATCATGAAGGCCGGGCACGAGGGGCCAGGTCGCGAGGCGTCGTTCGGGCTCTCCATCCGACTGCCCTTCGAGACCACGGCGAACACGATCATCGCGGGCGACGACAAGCTCATCAACTTCCGCTACTTCTTCACGCGCAAGCTGATGTTCGTCAGCCAGGCGGACGCCGTCGCCTGCTTCCCGGGCGGTTTCGGCACGCAGGACGAGGCCTTCGAGATCCTCACCCTCATCCAGACCGGCAAGAGCGAGATGAAGCCCATCGTCATGGTCGAGGGCGAGCACGGCGACTATTGGCGCCACTGGGAGAACTACATCCGGCGGTCGCTCCTCGAGAAGGGCTTCATCAGCCCCGAAGACCGCGACTTGTACTACATCGCGGAGGACCCTGCCGACGCGGTGCAGTACGTCTGTCGCTTCTACCGGAACTATCACTCGTCCCGGTACGTGCGCGACGACTACATCATCCGCCTTCGCGCCCCGCTGCGCGAGGAGGACATCGAGGTGCTCAACGCCGAGTTCGGCATGCTCGTGCGCGAGGGACGCATCACGCAGCGCGGGCCATACGCCGAGGAGGGCGACGAGTTGCCGCACCTCCCGCGACTCGCGTTCACCCACACCCGTCGCCAGTTCGGGCTGGTCCGGACGCTGATCGACCGGATCAACTCGTTCGAGCCGGCCAGGGGCGCCCAGACAACCCCCTGA